The Lycium ferocissimum isolate CSIRO_LF1 chromosome 10, AGI_CSIRO_Lferr_CH_V1, whole genome shotgun sequence genome window below encodes:
- the LOC132033512 gene encoding G-type lectin S-receptor-like serine/threonine-protein kinase At4g27290 isoform X2, which yields MMEASFFLVLFILSFYSSIHKIYSTTTDAITTNHSITDGKTIVSSGGTFEMGFFSPSGSSKRYIGIWYKQILPMHTVVWVANREKPLMNTSSVVLKVCKPGILALLNDKNETLWSTNTSRSVQNPVALLLDSGNLVVKDANDGNSKRFLWQSFNNPTDTFLPNMKLGKNFQTGQEVYLSAWKNESDPTPGEFTLHIDPTGYPQTLVKRGTRVLGSSGPWNGLRWSGDRAPPPNQSSIYKIQFGFNKEEVYYSYYFINSLVLSRLVLTNNGYMLGLMWVDQTKSWLHLTLPPNTCDTYSLCGAYGSCDIENSPVCGCLEKFVAKYPQQWEKGDWSKGCVRRKPFDCNKEHAFLKYSGIKLPATKYSQYNKTMTLDRCRQVCSSNCSCKAYSSLDIRNGGKGCLFWFGELIDIKKMPGGQDIYIKMDSSELVSKAGSNGKKETILAVSFSLLMAMILLGLILLMYRQKKKKQKLKEEFELPLFQLSTITRATNNFSVNNKIGEGGFGPVYKGVLEEGQEIAVKRLSRTSMQGFDELKNEVIYIAKLQHRNLVRLLGCCIQGEEKMLIYEYMPNKSLDSYIFDETKSKLLDWPKRFNIINGIARGLLYLHQDSRLRIIHRDLKASNVLLDIEMNPKISDFGLARSVAGNEMGANTSHVVGTHGYMSPEYAVGGNFSIKSDVFSFGVLVLEIVSGKKNRGYVHQDHNLNLLGHAWKLYKEDRSLELIDDQLAVSCHFSQVLRSIQVGLLCVQQCPEDRPNMSSVITMLGNGHGSLLPEAKEPGFFPEREVLDADTSSKNEVTITMLDPR from the exons ATGATGGAAGCTAGTTTCTTCCTAGTACTTTTTATACTATCTTTCTACTCTTCTATTCACAAGATTTATTCTACTACAACAGATGCAATCACTACAAATCACTCCATCACAGATGGTAAAACTATTGTTTCATCTGGTGGAACCTTTGAAATGGGATTTTTCAGTCCCAGTGGTTCCTCAAAGCGATATATTGGGATATGGTACAAGCAAATTCTTCCTATGCATACAGTTGTATGGGTTGCCAACAGAGAAAAACCACTCATGAATACATCTTCAGTTGTTTTGAAGGTCTGCAAGCCAGGAATACTTGCTCTTCTCAATGACAAGAATGAAACTCTATGGTCCACTAACACCTCACGATCAGTCCAAAATCCAGTTGCACTACTTTTAGATTCTGGTAATCTTGTTGTAAAAGATGCAAACGATGGCAATTCAAAAAGATTCCTCTGGCAAAGCTTCAATAATCCAACTGATACGTTCTTGCCTAATATGAAGCTTGGCAAGAATTTTCAAACTGGCCAAGAGGTTTACCTTTCAGCATGGAAGAATGAGAGTGATCCAACTCCAGGGGAATTCACTCTACACATTGATCCTACTGGATATCCACAGACCCTTGTAAAACGCGGCACAAGAGTATTAGGTAGCTCTGGACCATGGAATGGTTTACGTTGGAGTGGGGATCGCGCACCACCACCAAACCAAAGCAGCATTTATAAAATTCAGTTTGGTTTCAATAAGGAGGAGGTTTACTATAGTTATTATTTCATTAACAGCTTGGTATTATCAAGGTTAGTCCTGACTAACAATGGTTATATGCTAGGCCTCATGTGGGTGGATCAGACCAAGAGTTGGCTTCACCTTACTTTACCTCCTAATACATGTGATACATATAGCTTATGTGGTGCCTATGGGAGCTGTGACATAGAAAATTCCCCTGTTTGTGGATGTTTGGAAAAGTTTGTCGCTAAATATCCACAACAATGGGAAAAGGGAGATTGGTCAAAAGGGTGTGTTCGAAGGAAACCTTTCGATTGCAACAAGGAACATGCATTTCTAAAATATTCCGGAATTAAGTTGCCAGCTACCAAGTACTCTCAGTACAATAAGACCATGACACTCGACAGATGTAGGCAAGTATGCTCGAGCAATTGCTCTTGCAAGGCTTATTCGAGCCTAGATATAAGAAATGGAGGCAAAGGTTGCTTGTTTTGGTTTGGGGAGTTGATTGACATCAAAAAGATGCCTGGGGGGCAGGACATCTACATCAAGATGGATTCTTCAGAACTAG TATCTAAGGCAGGTTCGAATGGAAAGAAGGAAACGATACTCGCAGTGAGTTTCTCACTATTGATGGCAATGATTCTGCTAGGCCTTATTCTGTTGATGTACAgacagaaaaagaagaaacaaaaactTAAAGAAGAATTTGAGCTTCCACTGTTCCAATTGTCGACAATAACAAGAGCCACAAATAACTTTTCGGTGAACAACAAGATTGGAGAGGGTGGATTTGGACCAGTTTACAAG GGAGTGCTGGAAGAGGGACAAGAAATAGCCGTGAAGAGACTATCAAGGACTTCCATGCAAGGATTTGATGAATTGAAGAACGAAGTTATCTACATTGCCAAGCTTCAGCATCGAAATCTTGTGAGACTTTTGGGTTGCTGCATTCAAGGAGAAGAAAAGATGTTGATCTATGAATACATGCCTAACAAAAGCCTGGACTCATACATATTTG ATGAAACAAAGAGCAAATTACTTGATTGGCCAAAGCGTTTCAACATCATAAACGGAATTGCTCGTGGCTTATTGTATCTCCATCAAGATTCTCGACTAAGGATTATCCATAGAGACCTTAAAGCAAGCAATGTTTTGCTAGATATAGAAATGAATCCAAAGATATCAGACTTTGGCCTGGCTAGAAGTGTTGCAGGGAATGAGATGGGAGCAAACACCAGCCATGTGGTTGGGACACA TGGCTACATGTCCCCAGAATATGCAGTAGGTGGGAACTTCTCTATAAAATCAGATGTATTTAGCTTTGGCGTCTTGGTGTTAGAGATTGTGAGTGGCAAGAAAAATAGAGGATATGTCCATCAAGATCACAACCTTAACCTTCTCGGTCAT GCATGGAAGCTTTACAAAGAAGATAGGTCCTTGGAACTAATTGATGATCAACTAGCCGTTTCTTGCCATTTTTCTCAAGTTTTAAGGTCAATCCAAGTAGGTCTATTATGCGTGCAACAATGTCCAGAAGATAGGCCAAACATGTCGTCTGTGATTACGATGTTGGGTAACGGGCATGGGAGTCTACTGCCAGAAGCTAAAGAACCAGGGTTTTTCCCAGAAAGAGAGGTACTTGATGCAGACACAAGTTCAAAAAATGAAGTCACAATCACAATGTTAGATCCTCGGTAG
- the LOC132033512 gene encoding G-type lectin S-receptor-like serine/threonine-protein kinase At4g27290 isoform X1, which yields MMEASFFLVLFILSFYSSIHKIYSTTTDAITTNHSITDGKTIVSSGGTFEMGFFSPSGSSKRYIGIWYKQILPMHTVVWVANREKPLMNTSSVVLKVCKPGILALLNDKNETLWSTNTSRSVQNPVALLLDSGNLVVKDANDGNSKRFLWQSFNNPTDTFLPNMKLGKNFQTGQEVYLSAWKNESDPTPGEFTLHIDPTGYPQTLVKRGTRVLGSSGPWNGLRWSGDRAPPPNQSSIYKIQFGFNKEEVYYSYYFINSLVLSRLVLTNNGYMLGLMWVDQTKSWLHLTLPPNTCDTYSLCGAYGSCDIENSPVCGCLEKFVAKYPQQWEKGDWSKGCVRRKPFDCNKEHAFLKYSGIKLPATKYSQYNKTMTLDRCRQVCSSNCSCKAYSSLDIRNGGKGCLFWFGELIDIKKMPGGQDIYIKMDSSELVSKAGSNGKKETILAVSFSLLMAMILLGLILLMYRQKKKKQKLKEEFELPLFQLSTITRATNNFSVNNKIGEGGFGPVYKGVLEEGQEIAVKRLSRTSMQGFDELKNEVIYIAKLQHRNLVRLLGCCIQGEEKMLIYEYMPNKSLDSYIFAYFVDETKSKLLDWPKRFNIINGIARGLLYLHQDSRLRIIHRDLKASNVLLDIEMNPKISDFGLARSVAGNEMGANTSHVVGTHGYMSPEYAVGGNFSIKSDVFSFGVLVLEIVSGKKNRGYVHQDHNLNLLGHAWKLYKEDRSLELIDDQLAVSCHFSQVLRSIQVGLLCVQQCPEDRPNMSSVITMLGNGHGSLLPEAKEPGFFPEREVLDADTSSKNEVTITMLDPR from the exons ATGATGGAAGCTAGTTTCTTCCTAGTACTTTTTATACTATCTTTCTACTCTTCTATTCACAAGATTTATTCTACTACAACAGATGCAATCACTACAAATCACTCCATCACAGATGGTAAAACTATTGTTTCATCTGGTGGAACCTTTGAAATGGGATTTTTCAGTCCCAGTGGTTCCTCAAAGCGATATATTGGGATATGGTACAAGCAAATTCTTCCTATGCATACAGTTGTATGGGTTGCCAACAGAGAAAAACCACTCATGAATACATCTTCAGTTGTTTTGAAGGTCTGCAAGCCAGGAATACTTGCTCTTCTCAATGACAAGAATGAAACTCTATGGTCCACTAACACCTCACGATCAGTCCAAAATCCAGTTGCACTACTTTTAGATTCTGGTAATCTTGTTGTAAAAGATGCAAACGATGGCAATTCAAAAAGATTCCTCTGGCAAAGCTTCAATAATCCAACTGATACGTTCTTGCCTAATATGAAGCTTGGCAAGAATTTTCAAACTGGCCAAGAGGTTTACCTTTCAGCATGGAAGAATGAGAGTGATCCAACTCCAGGGGAATTCACTCTACACATTGATCCTACTGGATATCCACAGACCCTTGTAAAACGCGGCACAAGAGTATTAGGTAGCTCTGGACCATGGAATGGTTTACGTTGGAGTGGGGATCGCGCACCACCACCAAACCAAAGCAGCATTTATAAAATTCAGTTTGGTTTCAATAAGGAGGAGGTTTACTATAGTTATTATTTCATTAACAGCTTGGTATTATCAAGGTTAGTCCTGACTAACAATGGTTATATGCTAGGCCTCATGTGGGTGGATCAGACCAAGAGTTGGCTTCACCTTACTTTACCTCCTAATACATGTGATACATATAGCTTATGTGGTGCCTATGGGAGCTGTGACATAGAAAATTCCCCTGTTTGTGGATGTTTGGAAAAGTTTGTCGCTAAATATCCACAACAATGGGAAAAGGGAGATTGGTCAAAAGGGTGTGTTCGAAGGAAACCTTTCGATTGCAACAAGGAACATGCATTTCTAAAATATTCCGGAATTAAGTTGCCAGCTACCAAGTACTCTCAGTACAATAAGACCATGACACTCGACAGATGTAGGCAAGTATGCTCGAGCAATTGCTCTTGCAAGGCTTATTCGAGCCTAGATATAAGAAATGGAGGCAAAGGTTGCTTGTTTTGGTTTGGGGAGTTGATTGACATCAAAAAGATGCCTGGGGGGCAGGACATCTACATCAAGATGGATTCTTCAGAACTAG TATCTAAGGCAGGTTCGAATGGAAAGAAGGAAACGATACTCGCAGTGAGTTTCTCACTATTGATGGCAATGATTCTGCTAGGCCTTATTCTGTTGATGTACAgacagaaaaagaagaaacaaaaactTAAAGAAGAATTTGAGCTTCCACTGTTCCAATTGTCGACAATAACAAGAGCCACAAATAACTTTTCGGTGAACAACAAGATTGGAGAGGGTGGATTTGGACCAGTTTACAAG GGAGTGCTGGAAGAGGGACAAGAAATAGCCGTGAAGAGACTATCAAGGACTTCCATGCAAGGATTTGATGAATTGAAGAACGAAGTTATCTACATTGCCAAGCTTCAGCATCGAAATCTTGTGAGACTTTTGGGTTGCTGCATTCAAGGAGAAGAAAAGATGTTGATCTATGAATACATGCCTAACAAAAGCCTGGACTCATACATATTTG CTTATTTTGTAGATGAAACAAAGAGCAAATTACTTGATTGGCCAAAGCGTTTCAACATCATAAACGGAATTGCTCGTGGCTTATTGTATCTCCATCAAGATTCTCGACTAAGGATTATCCATAGAGACCTTAAAGCAAGCAATGTTTTGCTAGATATAGAAATGAATCCAAAGATATCAGACTTTGGCCTGGCTAGAAGTGTTGCAGGGAATGAGATGGGAGCAAACACCAGCCATGTGGTTGGGACACA TGGCTACATGTCCCCAGAATATGCAGTAGGTGGGAACTTCTCTATAAAATCAGATGTATTTAGCTTTGGCGTCTTGGTGTTAGAGATTGTGAGTGGCAAGAAAAATAGAGGATATGTCCATCAAGATCACAACCTTAACCTTCTCGGTCAT GCATGGAAGCTTTACAAAGAAGATAGGTCCTTGGAACTAATTGATGATCAACTAGCCGTTTCTTGCCATTTTTCTCAAGTTTTAAGGTCAATCCAAGTAGGTCTATTATGCGTGCAACAATGTCCAGAAGATAGGCCAAACATGTCGTCTGTGATTACGATGTTGGGTAACGGGCATGGGAGTCTACTGCCAGAAGCTAAAGAACCAGGGTTTTTCCCAGAAAGAGAGGTACTTGATGCAGACACAAGTTCAAAAAATGAAGTCACAATCACAATGTTAGATCCTCGGTAG
- the LOC132033512 gene encoding G-type lectin S-receptor-like serine/threonine-protein kinase At4g27290 isoform X3 — translation MSPEYAVGGNFSIKSDVFSFGVLVLEIVSGKKNRGYVHQDHNLNLLGHAWKLYKEDRSLELIDDQLAVSCHFSQVLRSIQVGLLCVQQCPEDRPNMSSVITMLGNGHGSLLPEAKEPGFFPEREVLDADTSSKNEVTITMLDPR, via the exons ATGTCCCCAGAATATGCAGTAGGTGGGAACTTCTCTATAAAATCAGATGTATTTAGCTTTGGCGTCTTGGTGTTAGAGATTGTGAGTGGCAAGAAAAATAGAGGATATGTCCATCAAGATCACAACCTTAACCTTCTCGGTCAT GCATGGAAGCTTTACAAAGAAGATAGGTCCTTGGAACTAATTGATGATCAACTAGCCGTTTCTTGCCATTTTTCTCAAGTTTTAAGGTCAATCCAAGTAGGTCTATTATGCGTGCAACAATGTCCAGAAGATAGGCCAAACATGTCGTCTGTGATTACGATGTTGGGTAACGGGCATGGGAGTCTACTGCCAGAAGCTAAAGAACCAGGGTTTTTCCCAGAAAGAGAGGTACTTGATGCAGACACAAGTTCAAAAAATGAAGTCACAATCACAATGTTAGATCCTCGGTAG
- the LOC132033523 gene encoding G-type lectin S-receptor-like serine/threonine-protein kinase At4g27290, whose translation MMKSRFFLLFLMSFYSSIPKIFTTTTDVIATNQSIIDGETVVSSGGSFEMGFFNPSGSKKGYIGIWYKQIRTHVQTVVWVANREKPLTNTSSAVLKFTKSGMLALFNDKNEIIWSTNTSRSVENPVALLLDSGNLVVKDANDGNPDNFLWQSFDFATDTQLPGKKLRTGHEVYLSAWKSDNDPTPAEFTLHFDPTGYPQGLVRNGTKVSIRVGPWNGLWRCGGPAPQQIQSRIFTFQFVFNKEEVYYSFSLINSSVLTRLVLTSGGSIQRLTWVDKTKSWYPYINIPLDPCDRYGLCGAYGSCVMDSSPFCGCLDNFVAKHPKQWEKGDWSEGCVRKTPLDCNKEHVFVKYSGVKLPDTKSSQYNKTMTLEGCRQVCSRNCSCTAYSSLDISKGDKGCLFWFGELIDIRKIAGTGQDIYIRMDSSVLGKYLC comes from the coding sequence ATGATGAAATCTAGATTCTTCCTACTTTTTCTAATGTCTTTCTACTCTTCTATACCAAAGATTTTTACTACTACAACAGATGTAATCGCTACAAATCAGTCCATCATAGATGGTGAAACTGTTGTTTCATCTGGTGGATCCTTTGAGATGGGATTTTTCAACCCCAGTGGTTCCAAAAAGGGATATATTGGGATATGGTACAAGCAAATTCGTACTCATGTGCAAACAGTTGTATGGGTTGCCAACAGAGAAAAACCACTCACAAATACATCTTCAGCTGTTTTAAAGTTCACCAAATCAGGGATGCTTGCTCTTTTCAATGACAAGAATGAGATTATATGGTCCACTAACACCTCAAGATCAGTCGAAAATCCAGTTGCACTACTCTTGGATTCTGGTAATCTTGTCGTGAAAGATGCAAATGATGGAAATCCAGATAATTTCCTCTGGCAGAGCTTCGATTTTGCAACTGATACGCAGTTGCCTGGCAAAAAATTGAGAACTGGTCATGAGGTATACCTTTCAGCATGGAAGAGCGATAACGATCCAACTCCAGCAGAATTCACTCTCCACTTTGATCCTACTGGATATCCACAGGGCCTCGTCAGAAATGGCACAAAGGTATCAATTCGAGTAGGACCATGGAATGGTTTATGGAGGTGTGGAGGACCCGCACCACAACAAATACAAAGCCGCATTTTtacatttcaatttgttttcaaTAAGGAGGAGGTTTACTATAGTTTTTCTCTCATTAATAGCTCGGTGTTAACAAGGCTAGTCCTGACTAGCGGTGGTTCTATACAACGGTTAACGTGGGTGGATAAAACAAAGAGTTGGTATCCTTACATCAACATTCCTCTGGATCCTTGTGATAGATATGGCTTATGTGGTGCCTATGGGAGCTGTGTCATGGATAGTTCCCCTTTTTGTGGATGTTTGGACAATTTTGTGGCTAAACATCCAAAACAATGGGAAAAGGGAGATTGGTCAGAAGGGTGTGTTCGAAAGACACCTCTCGATTGCAACAAGGAGCATGTATTTGTAAAGTATTCTGGAGTCAAGTTGCCAGATACTAAGTCCTCTCAGTACAATAAGACTATGACACTCGAAGGATGTAGGCAAGTATGCTCGAGGAACTGCTCCTGCACAGCTTATTCGAGCCTAGATATAAGCAAAGGAGATAAAGGTTGCTTGTTTTGGTTTGGGGAGTTGATTGATATAAGAAAGATAGCTGGAACAGGACAAGACATTTATATTCGGATGGATTCTTCAGTGCTAGGTAAGTACTTATGTTAA
- the LOC132033524 gene encoding G-type lectin S-receptor-like serine/threonine-protein kinase At4g27290 produces MAIIAETGSNRKKAEILAVTFSLLVAMVMLGLILLLFIRKKKKKLNLQEDFELPQFQLSIITRATNNFSVNNKIGEGGFGLVYKGMLEEGQEIAVKRLSRTSMQGLDEFKNEVIYIAKLQHRNLVRLLGCFIQGEEKMLIYEYMPNKSLDSYIFDQAKKKLLDWPKRFDIINGIAHGLLYLHQDSRLRIIHRDLKASNVLLDIEMNPTISDFGLARSVAGNEMGAKTSHVVGTHGYMSPEYAVDGIFSVKSDVFSFGVLVLEIVSGKRNRGFVHQDNNLNLLGHAWKLYKEDRSLELIDEQLADSCDISKVLRSIQVGLLYVQQHPDDRPGMFSVVQMLANDSLLPKAKEPGFFTERNVVYEAKLGSHTGSSKNELTITSLDPR; encoded by the exons ATGGCTATAATAGCTGAGACAGGTTCAAATAGAAAGAAGGCAGAGATACTCGCGGTGACTTTCTCGTTGTTGGTGGCAATGGTTATGCTAGGCCTGATTCTGTTGTTGTTcataaggaaaaagaagaagaaactaaaCCTCCAAGAAGATTTTGAGCTTCCACAGTTTCAACTGTCGATAATAACAAGAGCCACAAATAATTTTTCAGTCAATAACAAGATTGGAGAGGGTGGATTTGGACTTGTTTACAAG GGAATGCTGGAAGAAGGACAAGAAATTGCCGTGAAGAGACTCTCAAGGACTTCCATGCAAGGACTTGATGAATTCAAGAACGAAGTTATCTATATTGCCAAGCTTCAGCACAGAAATCTTGTGAGACTTCTAGGTTGCTTCATTCAAGGGGAAGAAAAGATGTTGATCTATGAATACATGCCTAACAAAAGCCTGGATTCCTACATATTTG ATCAAGCCAAGAAAAAGTTACTTGATTGGCCAAAGCGCTTTGACATCATAAACGGAATTGCACATGGCTTATTGTATCTCCATCAAGATTCTCGACTAAGGATTATCCATAGAGACCTTAAAGCAAGCAATGTTTTGCTAGATATAGAAATGAATCCAACAATATCAGACTTTGGCTTGGCTAGAAGTGTCGCAGGAAATGAGATGGGAGCAAAAACAAGCCATGTGGTTGGGACACA TGGCTACATGTCCCCAGAATATGCAGTAGATGGGATCTTCTCTGTAAAATCAGATGTCTTTAGCTTTGGTGTTTTGGTGTTAGAGATTGTGAGTGGCAAGAGAAATAGAGGATTTGTCCATCAAGATAACAACCTTAACCTTCTCGGTCAT GCATGGAAGCTTTACAAAGAAGATAGGTCCTTGGAACTAATTGATGAGCAACTAGCTGATTCTTGCGatatttctaaagttctaaGGTCAATCCAAGTGGGTTTATTATACGTGCAACAACATCCGGATGATAGACCAGGCATGTTTTCTGTGGTTCAGATGTTGGCTAATGATAGTCTACTGCCGAAAGCAAAAGAACCGGGATTTTTCACTGAACGAAATGTAGTTTATGAAGCAAAATTAGGATCTCATACGGGAAGTTCAAAAAATGAATTGACAATCACATCGTTAGATCCTCGGTAG